From one Terriglobales bacterium genomic stretch:
- the aspS gene encoding aspartate--tRNA ligase: MLDFLGDLRRTHTCGALRVADAGRRVVLMGWVNRRRDLGNLIFVDVRDRTGVTQVVFNKERDAELHERAGELRGEYVIAVTGEVKRRDAATINKNIATGEIEVFAGELRILNEAKTPPFSPADSALANEEVRLKYRYIDLRRAEMQANLELRHKVALAIRNYLSSAGFFEIETPFLTRSTPEGARDFLVPSRVHPGSFYALPQSPQLFKQILMISGFDKYFQIVRCFRDEDLRADRQLEFTQVDLEMSYPQPERVFEVTEGFLKAAWAAAGVDLPTPFLRMTYDQAIRQYGSDKPDPRLPPLTEVRGCFQPSELETLKIAAGPVVAIRIPKVGELSRKERDEIRTLIADRKEAKVFDDIKRLEKSFPESVAKIRAAARAEASDLLVMVAGDSRPEAHKSEGGVKPEVKQHDYAVSTAAGALRVALGQKYAERHGAFAGERKDASSYRFLWVTDFPMFEYDERMRTWAAAHHPFTSPYEEDIARMEEDPGSVRALAYDVVLNGTELGSGSIRIHRQDVQKKVFRALGMTDEEARERFGFFLEALEYGTPPHGGIALGLDRIVMILAGADSLREVIPFPKTAKAVDLMVDAPTPVSEAQLKELAIEVEKKKD; this comes from the coding sequence TTGCTCGACTTTCTTGGTGATCTGCGGCGCACGCACACCTGCGGCGCTTTGCGCGTGGCCGATGCCGGCCGGCGCGTGGTGCTGATGGGCTGGGTGAACCGCCGCCGCGACTTGGGCAACCTGATTTTCGTGGACGTGCGCGACCGCACCGGCGTGACCCAGGTCGTCTTCAACAAGGAGCGGGACGCGGAGCTGCATGAGCGCGCCGGCGAACTGCGCGGCGAGTACGTCATCGCGGTGACCGGCGAAGTGAAGCGGCGCGACGCGGCCACCATTAACAAGAACATCGCTACCGGCGAGATTGAAGTGTTCGCCGGCGAGCTGCGCATCCTGAACGAAGCGAAGACGCCGCCTTTTTCGCCCGCCGACAGCGCGCTGGCCAACGAGGAAGTGCGGCTGAAATACCGCTACATCGACCTGCGGCGGGCGGAGATGCAGGCCAACCTCGAACTGCGGCACAAGGTGGCGCTGGCCATCCGCAACTATCTCTCCTCGGCGGGCTTCTTCGAGATCGAGACGCCGTTCCTCACCCGCTCCACGCCCGAAGGGGCGCGCGACTTCCTGGTCCCCAGCCGCGTCCATCCGGGTTCGTTCTACGCTTTGCCGCAGTCGCCGCAACTGTTCAAGCAGATCCTGATGATTTCCGGCTTCGACAAGTATTTCCAGATCGTGCGCTGCTTCCGCGACGAGGACCTGCGGGCCGACCGCCAACTGGAGTTCACCCAGGTCGATCTGGAGATGAGCTATCCCCAACCGGAGCGCGTCTTTGAAGTCACCGAGGGTTTCTTGAAGGCGGCGTGGGCCGCCGCTGGGGTGGACTTGCCGACGCCCTTCCTGCGCATGACCTACGACCAGGCCATCCGCCAGTACGGCAGCGACAAGCCCGACCCGCGCCTGCCTCCGCTTACCGAGGTGCGCGGATGTTTCCAGCCGAGCGAACTGGAGACGCTGAAGATCGCCGCCGGGCCCGTGGTCGCCATCCGCATTCCCAAGGTCGGCGAACTCTCGCGCAAAGAACGCGACGAGATCAGGACGCTCATCGCCGACCGCAAAGAGGCCAAGGTCTTCGACGATATCAAGCGCCTGGAGAAATCGTTTCCGGAGTCGGTGGCGAAGATTCGCGCCGCAGCCAGGGCTGAAGCAAGCGACCTGCTGGTGATGGTGGCGGGCGACTCGCGGCCGGAGGCGCACAAATCCGAGGGCGGGGTGAAGCCGGAAGTGAAGCAGCACGACTACGCCGTCTCCACCGCCGCCGGCGCGCTGCGTGTCGCCCTCGGGCAGAAATACGCCGAGCGCCACGGCGCTTTCGCTGGCGAGCGCAAGGATGCGAGCTCCTATCGCTTCCTCTGGGTCACCGATTTCCCCATGTTCGAATACGACGAGCGCATGCGGACCTGGGCGGCGGCGCATCATCCCTTCACTTCGCCGTATGAAGAGGACATCGCGCGCATGGAAGAAGATCCGGGTTCGGTGCGCGCCCTGGCCTACGACGTGGTGCTCAACGGAACGGAGTTGGGCTCGGGCTCCATCCGTATCCATCGCCAGGACGTGCAGAAGAAAGTGTTCCGCGCCCTGGGCATGACGGACGAAGAAGCCCGCGAGCGCTTCGGCTTCTTTTTGGAAGCGCTGGAATACGGCACGCCGCCCCACGGCGGCATCGCGCTGGGACTGGACCGCATCGTGATGATTCTGGCCGGCGCCGACAGCCTGCGCGAAGTCATCCCCTTCCCCAAAACCGCCAAGGCCGTAGACCTGATGGTGGACGCCCCCACCCCGGTGAGCGAGGCGCAGTTGAAGGAGCTGGCGATCGAGGTGGAGAAGAAGAAAGACTAG
- the hisS gene encoding histidine--tRNA ligase, with protein MRNLLPPETAVWNFVEAAARDVFRVYGFHEIRTPVIEDLALFQRSVGEETDIVAKEMFAWEDRARAESEKGQTLALRPENTAGVVRAYIEHKLWERPGLQRLFYMGPQFRRERPQKGRFRQFYQIGAEVIGPPAAGSESPAVDAEVLEMLATLLDRVGLSGWTLHLNSVGCAHDRPKFNAALRRALAGVVEKMCSDCRRRAETNPLRVFDCKVPADQPIIEKLPRMLEFLDDACRAHFAEVQAILRAVEVPFDINDRMVRGLDYYSRTAFEFTHGGLGAQNAVLGGGRYDGLSEALGGPRAPGIGFAIGEDRMVMALGEAAAAVEQPLEAYVAPLGAGMNREAARLARELRRHDIVVEMGDESFRLKKSLETASRLGARCVVIVGENEVKAGAFAVKTLATGEQVSVPREELAKKIQGLRG; from the coding sequence ATGCGCAACCTGTTGCCGCCGGAGACGGCGGTGTGGAACTTCGTCGAGGCCGCCGCCCGCGACGTCTTCCGCGTCTACGGTTTTCACGAGATCCGCACGCCGGTCATCGAGGACCTGGCGCTTTTTCAGCGCTCGGTGGGCGAAGAAACCGATATCGTCGCCAAAGAGATGTTCGCTTGGGAAGACCGTGCCCGCGCCGAAAGCGAAAAGGGCCAGACGCTCGCGCTGCGCCCGGAGAACACGGCCGGCGTCGTGCGCGCCTACATCGAGCACAAGCTGTGGGAACGGCCCGGCTTGCAACGCCTCTTCTATATGGGGCCGCAATTCCGGCGGGAGCGTCCGCAGAAAGGGCGCTTCCGGCAGTTCTACCAGATTGGCGCCGAGGTGATCGGACCGCCGGCGGCCGGCAGCGAGTCACCCGCGGTCGATGCCGAAGTGCTGGAGATGCTGGCCACGCTGCTCGACCGTGTGGGCCTTTCCGGTTGGACGCTCCATCTGAACTCCGTGGGTTGCGCGCACGACCGCCCGAAGTTCAACGCCGCGCTGCGCAGGGCGCTGGCTGGCGTGGTGGAGAAGATGTGCTCGGACTGCCGCCGCCGCGCTGAGACCAATCCGCTGCGCGTCTTCGACTGCAAGGTGCCCGCCGACCAGCCCATCATCGAAAAGCTGCCGCGCATGCTCGAGTTCTTGGACGACGCCTGCCGCGCCCACTTCGCCGAAGTGCAGGCCATCTTGCGCGCGGTCGAAGTCCCTTTCGACATCAACGACCGCATGGTCCGCGGCCTGGATTACTACAGCAGGACGGCGTTTGAATTCACGCACGGAGGGCTGGGAGCGCAGAACGCGGTGCTGGGCGGGGGACGGTACGACGGACTATCGGAAGCGCTGGGCGGGCCGCGAGCGCCGGGCATCGGATTCGCCATCGGGGAAGACCGCATGGTGATGGCGCTGGGCGAAGCCGCCGCCGCGGTCGAGCAGCCGCTCGAGGCCTACGTCGCGCCGCTGGGAGCGGGGATGAACCGCGAGGCGGCGCGCCTGGCGCGCGAATTGCGCCGGCACGACATCGTGGTAGAAATGGGCGACGAAAGCTTCCGGCTGAAGAAGTCGCTGGAGACAGCGAGCAGGCTGGGCGCGCGCTGTGTGGTGATCGTGGGCGAGAACGAAGTGAAGGCGGGCGCGTTCGCCGTAAAGACCCTGGCCACCGGCGAACAGGTAAGCGTGCCCCGCGAGGAACTGGCCAAGAAGATCCAGGGGTTGCGCGGATAG
- the mutL gene encoding DNA mismatch repair endonuclease MutL, whose amino-acid sequence MFIGVIRGLLFLGLSSTMDEPMARIHILPEHVANKIAAGEVVERPASVVKELLENALDAGAARIRVEVEAGGKKLIRVTDDGSGMVRDDALLAFERHATSKIKDAEDLLTVATLGFRGEALPSIASVSRLRLETRAASDAAGTVIEIAGGKMHKVEDAGLPAGTSIAVRDLFFNTPARKKFLRAEATELSHIAQLVTHYALAHPEKHVELHSSANAMLVVSPVRTHAERLFQIFGKEMLEQMVPVTAEAQLERVGLPAPPSWVIEKRKKQGEEYEAPEPGALRVRGFVSRPELQKLNRNSIFVFVNGRLIRDRLLQHALSEAYRNILPGGVFPVVLLFLEMPALEVDVNVHPSKTEVRFRQQGAVHDFVRDTVRAALVAARPVPQFTREIAAQPTAAPALTPGARGGVAPAGDVADFALRPDELPPLTARFAFQGGTEVEANAALPAASVARALSVAGGERCGGAIATGASNGPAAISSLKPLGQVRDSFILAVAEDGLWIVDQHVAHERVLFERVLRQRAAERVEGQRLLMPLIVELTPAQQAVFQEIADELRANGFEVEPFGSRTLAVKTAPAGVDASDIERLLNELLEGCEREEQAVNLEKLRTRIAASIACHAAIKVNMPLDAKKMEWLLSELAKTECPFSCPHGRPVLLRYSLEEIQRAFKRI is encoded by the coding sequence GTGTTCATCGGTGTAATCCGTGGCCTGCTTTTCTTGGGGCTCTCCAGTACCATGGACGAGCCCATGGCTCGCATCCACATCCTGCCGGAGCATGTCGCCAACAAGATCGCTGCGGGCGAGGTGGTGGAGCGCCCGGCGTCGGTAGTGAAGGAGTTGCTTGAGAACGCGCTGGATGCGGGCGCGGCGCGCATACGGGTCGAGGTCGAGGCGGGCGGCAAGAAGCTGATCCGCGTGACCGACGACGGCTCGGGCATGGTGCGCGACGACGCTCTTCTGGCATTCGAGCGCCACGCCACTTCCAAGATCAAAGACGCCGAAGACCTGCTGACCGTGGCCACCCTGGGCTTTCGCGGCGAGGCGCTGCCGTCGATCGCTTCGGTCTCGCGGCTGCGGCTGGAGACCCGCGCCGCTTCCGACGCCGCCGGCACCGTGATCGAGATTGCGGGCGGCAAGATGCATAAAGTCGAAGACGCCGGGCTGCCGGCGGGCACTTCGATCGCGGTGCGCGATCTGTTCTTCAACACTCCGGCGCGCAAGAAATTCCTGCGGGCGGAAGCCACCGAGCTTTCCCACATCGCGCAACTAGTGACCCATTACGCGCTGGCCCATCCGGAGAAGCACGTCGAGCTGCATTCTTCGGCGAACGCCATGCTGGTGGTGTCGCCGGTTCGAACGCACGCCGAGCGCCTGTTCCAGATCTTCGGCAAGGAAATGCTGGAGCAGATGGTGCCGGTCACCGCGGAGGCGCAACTGGAACGCGTGGGCCTGCCCGCGCCTCCGTCCTGGGTGATCGAGAAGCGAAAGAAGCAGGGGGAAGAGTACGAAGCGCCGGAACCGGGAGCGCTGCGGGTGCGCGGGTTCGTTTCCCGGCCGGAATTGCAGAAGCTCAACCGCAACTCCATCTTCGTGTTCGTGAACGGCAGGCTGATCCGCGACCGGCTGCTGCAGCACGCGCTGAGCGAGGCCTATCGCAACATCCTGCCGGGGGGAGTGTTCCCGGTGGTGCTGCTGTTTCTGGAGATGCCGGCTCTGGAAGTGGACGTGAACGTCCATCCTTCGAAGACCGAGGTGCGCTTCCGCCAACAGGGCGCGGTGCATGACTTTGTGCGCGATACGGTGCGGGCGGCGCTGGTGGCGGCGCGTCCGGTGCCACAGTTCACGCGCGAGATTGCGGCACAACCGACGGCGGCGCCCGCTCTGACCCCGGGGGCGCGCGGCGGAGTTGCTCCCGCGGGAGACGTGGCAGACTTCGCGCTCCGGCCCGACGAGTTGCCGCCGCTGACGGCGCGATTCGCCTTTCAGGGCGGGACGGAAGTCGAAGCCAACGCGGCCTTGCCCGCCGCCTCCGTCGCGCGTGCCCTTTCCGTCGCCGGCGGCGAGCGCTGCGGCGGAGCGATCGCCACGGGGGCATCGAATGGGCCGGCGGCCATCTCTTCGCTCAAGCCGCTGGGGCAGGTGCGCGATTCGTTCATCCTGGCCGTGGCCGAGGACGGCTTGTGGATCGTGGACCAGCATGTGGCCCACGAACGCGTCCTGTTCGAGCGCGTCCTGCGGCAGCGCGCGGCCGAGCGGGTGGAAGGCCAGCGCCTGCTGATGCCACTGATCGTCGAACTGACGCCGGCGCAGCAGGCGGTGTTCCAGGAGATCGCCGACGAGCTGCGCGCCAACGGCTTCGAAGTCGAGCCTTTCGGCTCGCGCACGCTGGCGGTGAAGACCGCGCCGGCGGGGGTGGACGCCAGCGACATCGAGCGGCTGCTCAACGAACTGCTGGAAGGCTGCGAGCGCGAGGAGCAGGCCGTGAACCTGGAGAAGCTGCGCACGCGCATCGCGGCCTCCATCGCCTGCCATGCCGCCATCAAGGTCAATATGCCCCTGGACGCGAAGAAGATGGAGTGGCTGCTGAGCGAACTGGCCAAGACGGAGTGTCCGTTTTCCTGTCCGCACGGGCGGCCGGTGCTGCTGCGCTACTCGCTGGAAGAGATTCAGAGAGCGTTCAAACGCATATGA
- a CDS encoding gamma carbonic anhydrase family protein, translated as MLRPYKGISPQVADSCYVDDSAQLIGDVTLGAHSSVWMNAVLRGDVHSIRVGANSNIQDCSVLHGMKDKFPVEVGEWVTVGHSVTLHGCVIEDRCLIGMGAVILNGARVGKGSIIAAGTVIPEGTLVEPGSLWMGVPGKFRKKLGESDQETILRYAQNYLDYKNQYLKEHKK; from the coding sequence ATGCTCCGTCCCTACAAAGGAATCTCGCCCCAGGTCGCGGACTCCTGCTACGTGGATGATTCCGCGCAGCTCATCGGCGACGTCACCCTGGGCGCGCACTCCAGCGTCTGGATGAACGCCGTGCTGCGCGGCGACGTGCACTCCATCCGCGTAGGCGCGAACTCCAACATCCAGGACTGCTCCGTGCTCCACGGCATGAAGGACAAGTTCCCCGTCGAGGTGGGCGAGTGGGTGACCGTGGGCCACTCGGTGACGCTGCACGGCTGCGTCATCGAAGACCGCTGCCTCATCGGCATGGGTGCCGTGATTCTGAACGGCGCGCGCGTGGGCAAGGGCTCCATCATCGCCGCCGGCACGGTCATCCCCGAGGGCACGCTGGTCGAGCCGGGCTCACTGTGGATGGGCGTTCCGGGAAAATTTCGCAAGAAGCTGGGGGAGAGCGACCAGGAAACCATCTTGCGCTACGCGCAGAACTATCTCGATTACAAGAACCAATATCTGAAGGAACACAAGAAGTAG